The following DNA comes from ANME-2 cluster archaeon.
TTCAAGGGCGGCACCTGCCTGAGGATAGTGTACGGCTCGCCCAGGTATTCTGAAGACCTTGATTTTAACTCCGCATTGAATGAAGATGAGGCATACAGCGCCCTGGAAATTGCGGCAGGGGAACTTGAATATTTTGGAATCGAAACCGAAATCAAGAACAAGAGAATGTCGAGGTCGGGTTTTGGTTTTGCCTTGAGTTACAGGGGTCCGCTGTATGACGGCAGGAATATCACCAAAGGATCGGTCAGGGTGGATGTCAGCTTGAGAGACGAGGAGGGTGCCGAAGACAGGGTGCCGGTACATACTGAATACGATGATGTGAGGACGTTTATTGTAAGTTCGGCAGCCCTTGGGGACATCTTTGCTGAAAAGGTGCGGGCGCTGCTG
Coding sequences within:
- a CDS encoding nucleotidyl transferase AbiEii/AbiGii toxin family protein, whose product is MLTRKQIEKLANKNRVSLFTQERDYIQASYLSLLYSKNSGLIFKGGTCLRIVYGSPRYSEDLDFNSALNEDEAYSALEIAAGELEYFGIETEIKNKRMSRSGFGFALSYRGPLYDGRNITKGSVRVDVSLRDEEGAEDRVPVHTEYDDVRTFIVSSAALGDIFAEKVRALLVRGMPRDLYDLWFLLGKGVEPDLELINRKLALYERVYSYEDMIEGIAALERSWGKDMGALLGVDIPFGDVAGYVVERLEGVR